The nucleotide sequence AGTCTTGGGACTAGATTGGGTCATAAAGTGATCCATAAGCTGATCTAGATCAAGTAACTCGATCCGATTATGAAACCCATTAACTGATTCATTACATGAGGATCAAGCGGATCAAGGCAATCAGACCCAAATCCAAAATCCAATAATAGATTTCccatacaaaaaattatatatatttataacttgaaatttatattaagaataatttgttaGTCACTAAAATGGCtaaatttaaagtaaataaattttgatttataaattGTTTTCAATTACCCATAAACCTTATGTTTGATGATGACATTAAGTTTATGCATGATATTTGCTTGTgagtaaattaaaatttgcattataaaataatttgagattagtccaaagattaattatttgttcTTATAATTGACAAATATGAATGTGATAATTAGTATCTTCTATTAGTTTTACTTTACATATTCAAAGATAGCAAAATATATCTAATTGGTGCgtatatataattacaaataatttttttattttgcacaTTTTAGTATCACCTAAAGGAGAACTTTGATGTATCTTATGTTTAATTACTTTGAATATTTGAATATGAacttatgtaaaattttatttttcaaagcattaatgtatgagcattttaattttatttgcaatATCTGTACCTGTTTCAATGTCTTCGTAGGTTTCATTTGTTTCTCTATTTAACGGATTGAATTTCTCTAATTTGAGAGAATAAGTCTAGTTTCACTTAGGTGTTTTAGATCTTGATTTGACACTCtgaataaaaaaatctattattgttattgtggAAAATTGAGAAAGATTCGAGAGGATAATAGGataaatataaatcaaacaATGCAACTGAGATAAGGTTTCAAAATTCAAGGAGGAGATAATTTAGTTTGAATATTAGGTAGGGtatcttatttatatttgattgtatttctaaaatttagtgatagcTATTTTGTACTTATTAGATAACATAGATATGTTTGTAATTGTAGATAGAGTAGACTTGTATACAACATAGATatcttataattatatatataggtcacactcaaatgaataaatataattcattctTCTCCCTAAATAATTTCTGCAATTATTGATGAAAGTAGCAATGATCAAAAACCTTTTCATAAAGTGTGGGAAAGATCAAATAAATTGAGCTTGATGTTTATATGGATGATAATTGCAAACAACTTAAAGACAACTCTTCTCAAAACTACTACTGTcaatgaatttataaaatttatggaAGAGCATTCTcatattattgatattttttttgctaGTACATTAATGAGTACTCTAGCCACCATGAAATATGATAGTTCTTGTACTATGCATGAGCATGTTTAGGAAATGATGACCTTAGCGGCCAAATTAAAGACCCTGGGAATGAATGTGTATGAGCATTTATTAGTACAGTTTATATGGGTCATTTCAGATGAATTACAATATTACAAAGAATAAGCGGAATGTAAATGAATTGACCAGTATGCAAAGAATCAAAAAGCTCATTCCATTTTTTCTTGAGCCATCAAGAAGATGGAAAGAATTCCAAAAAGAGAAATGGAAATAGCAAGAAGAAAGGTTTTCATAAATTGAATGAATTTTCGAAAGATGCTCTCAAAAAAGAATATGGGGTTGTTAAGTGTCACTTTTGTAATAAAAGTGGACATCTCAAGAAAGATTGTTTAAAACGAAAAGTTTGGTTAAAAAAGAAATGTAAGTTTTGTGCTTTAGtaagttttgaatcaaactttATTAAAAATCCACATAATACTTGGTGGATTGATTTTGATTCCATTACTCACATTCTCAATATGTTGCAAGGATTTCTTATGATCTAAACCATAAAACCAAATGAAAGTTTCATGTTCATGGGGAATAAAATTAAAGCTCATATTGaaggtgtaatacccaagaactttgggttattatttaaaaaaaaaaaatatcagagAAAAATGACATCTGAAAAGCCTGAGAAATTTATTGGATCAGTCGAATGGAAGACCtgaaagcttgagggggcttcattttttcatataaaacaacccttcaatggtttcaggaagaaacaattAGGGTTAAGGTTAAAACGAAGAAACatgcctaagtgtaattttttgaagTTGCCCGAGagggtcaaaatgtcattttttcaaaaagtttcaaaaggaaaattgaaagattggaacttgagggactcaaatacaatattggaaagttcaggAGCCAAGCAAAATGGGGCAAAAAGGTAAAAACtaaaagttgaggggccaaaatgcaaaaatctcaaaaatggCAACCATGGGAAACCGACCAAGCCACGAGGGTCCCCGAAAGCTTCTGGGGTTACATGGGAAATGGTCAGGGAGGGCCAAGGGATGATGATGAACCGACAATGGTCATCAAAGTGGCcggaattttgagaaattcgGCCATGAAAGCTGGCCGAAAATGGAAACTTGCAACTCAGTTTTTTCGATCGGGGGAGGGTGCTTCCAGGTCCATCCAGGGAAGGGGGAGACTCCAAAGGCAATGGGCTAAGCGGCCATGGGCAAATCGAGCTTCAacatcgcctataaatagagtaTGTTGtagctaaaaattttaaaactttgagCTTGAAATCGAAGGCTTTTTAGGTCGAATCAAGGGGCAAGGATAGAAGGCTTTTGATCCTCGAGAGTAGTAGAAGCATTCTAGAGAGTTTGGTGAGCAAATGAGTCGAATTGAGTGTGTTTTGAAGCTCGCCGGAGAAGCCGAGACTTCGAGCTTCCATTTAACCGACTTTTGAGCCTTCTTTCGAGTTGATTcaggtaccattgggatcgattTGGGCTAAACTTCATTTTGGtataaaaatctcatttttttggcAAGCCGTGGCAGGAGAAGATGACCAACGCATGGGCCCCACGCGCCAGTCTCACACGCCCTACCACGCGCTAGTGCGTGCGGGCGCATGCAGCCTTggttttttttgaaattttttttatattgtttagaaaaatattttagaatttcctatgtaaaaatatttggagaaaaataggtgtaggtatttattttggaatattagtaaggaaaaattgaagaaaaatagagaaaaaggcaagaaaattaaagaaaaatatgttttattgattatttaaataaatatcttgcctagggtgcttTGGAAAGTGAGGTGAAACATTTGGTGCGAATTTcaaggttggcacgcaaatcgaggcaatttgcacatttttcgaggtatCTCGATAATTTTGAAAAGTGAGTTTTTTTtcctatcctatatgatatgatcgtttattatgcatgatatttatgaaagatatgattgcttatatatgcataatatttacggaagatataattcattttgtcatattgcatggaaagtcgtgatatttacatggcatgatattattgtcatactGATATTTGTgtatgggaatgggatgtcaccctcagagtgtagccgtaattccccaagggcaatgatggaacaacgttagggttatcctgcagaggttcgggatttttCCTAGAGTTCCGTGCCAGGTTGGTAGGCCAGAGAAGTCACACTAAGGGTATATGTCTATAATTGTCCATGCATCACTCATTCATCATGTTTATCTAACcttcacttagaagatttcatcttttaatattgcactatgtccttggaatattccacATTTCAGGCGAGACAAGCGGCCGGAAAGGCAAGGAGGTGATCGAGGTTTGATAACGAAagaaattttgtgggtccctTGTGAGGCTACACTATATGTTTTATTTGACTGTAttaattagatttaaaataaatatgttggATAAATGATGTTGATGAACCCAGGTTATGTTTTCGAGGGTTCAtgcaggttctgatcttgctttcGCTTATGTTTAAATTGTATCATTCATTTACTATGTTTgtgagtgttattaaataaaagttatgttgaggatttttGCCAGTTgcgttttaaaaaaaaaaaaatattcctagcatatattaataccctagaaggcggggtgttacagaaaGTGTCGGAACTTATCGTTTAATTTTAGATACCAAACATTATTTAGATTTATTAAAAACTCTTTATGTGCCTACATTTTCTcgcaatttaatttctttacaaAAAATTGATATAGCAgggttttcttttaaattcgattttaaatcttttagttTATTTACAAAGAATAGTTTTATTAGTTCTAAAATATTATGTGATGGTCTTTACAAGTTTAAACTTTACACTATTTTTCTTGAGACCTTAATGGTCTTGCATCATAATGTTGGTACTAAACATAGGCCATTAAGGTCTCATCAACTAAATTGTGTCTAGCACCAACCTTATGATACAAAATCATTAAAGTCTCAACAAACACATTATCAAGTTTAAATTTGTAGAGGCCATCACATAATATACTATAACCAATAAAactgttatttttaaataaactaaaagatctgaaaccaaatttaaaagaaaacctaGCTACATTAAGTTTccattaagaaattaaattacgaGAAAATGTAGGCATATAAAGAGCttctaataaatctaaataATGTTTGGTATTTAAAATCAAACGATAAGTGCCAATGCCTTCAATTGAAGCTTTACTTTTATTCCCCatgaatatgaaatttttatttgactttGTGGTTCGGATTGTAAGAAATCCCTACATCGTATTGAAAATATAAGTAGTGGAACTATAATTTATTCACCAAGTATTgagtaaaatttcaataaagtttgattcaaaatatattaagCACAAGACTTAccttttttttcaaaccaaGTTTTAAGTTTCAAGCAGTCTTTCTCGAGGTGTCCACTTTTTTTACAAAAGTGATATTTAACAGCCCCATGTTCTTTATTTTGCACCTTTCAAAGATTTGTTCAGCTTGTGAAAACATTTCATTTTACTCTTTCCACTTCTCCTTTCGGAATTCTTTTCAACTTATTGATGGCTCaagaaatgaatgaaatgaactTTTTGATTCTTTAATCTCATCTTATCTTAAACGAGCATTTTGGTCAATTCATTTATATTCCACTTATCTTTTATAGTGTTGTAATTCATCTAAAATGGCCTGTATTGCTCGAGTGACAAGGAATTGAGTATAAACTATACTAAGAAGTACTCATTCAAAATTTTCCCCAAAGTCTTTAATTGCGCTGCTAAGGTCGTCAGTGTACTCATTAACGTACTAGCAAGAGATTTGTCAATAGTTTGTGAACACTCTTCCACAAATTTCATAAGTTCcttagcattttcaattttgggaAGGGTTAACTTACATTGTTTGCAATAGTTATTCTCATAAACATCAAGTACAATTTGTTTGATCTCtcacatattttataaaaatccctcTGATCATTGGTACTTTCATCAGTGAGATCActctaatcaaataaatttaatccaTTAAAAAAAGGAGTAGATGATGTGTGCAAATGCATTGAAACATATAAGATTAAgcaaatgaaattgaaatactCATACATTAATGCTTACATAATTTTAGATTCGGATATTCATCATAAGGTACATCAAAGTTTTCATTTGGATGATACtaagatatacaaaataaaacaataattgataattaaatatgcaCTAATTAGATCTACTTGTTATCTTTGGATAtgtaaaataaaactaatagaACATACTAATTATCATATTCATGTTTGGCAATTGTAAAAACAGATAATTAACCTTTGGGCTAATCCTGAATAGTCTTATAATGTAAACTTTAATTTACCCACAAACAAATGTCATGCATAAACTTAATGTTATCATCAAACATAAGGTTTAtgagtaattaaaaataatttataactcaaattttatttactttaaaaatttggtTACTTTGGTGACTaacaaattttttcttattataaaatttaagttataaatatttttattttatttttcataatttccatttttttaacGAAAAAATTCATTAGTAGGTCGTGAGTTTGGATCGGATTGACCCAAACTAGATCCATGCGCTTCTATTCGTTAATGGGTTGGGTTGACATGATCTAGATCCATTCATGGATCGCTTAGTGGATCAAGTCGACCTGACCTAGATCAGACCCAATGGCCTAGCATCTtacccatcttcttcttctttagccATCTAGGGTTTCTGTTTAAACTCGTCGTTGTTGCTGCATGTTCCCTTctctgtcttttttttttcccctttcatCGCAAGCCTTTCATCGTTGGCAACCCACATGAAGCTGGCAATGACTCGCATATCGTGGCCATTGACGACCACATAACACCGATGGGCAAGATGAAGAATCGAATGGGACGACCAACTGATCACACACGAGTAACACTCATTATCATGGCAACGAGTAAGGACCAACGGCCATGGCAAAGCATAAGGCCATGGCTGGTCGGAGATGTTAGAAACGTCAACCATAGCTTTGCAAGCTTCGTCAACCACTATTATGGCGAAAAGCAACCTACAACTGGTCGACCATGGCAAACCATCGATCAATGGTAGCACGAGACATAATTGGCCATTATCGATGACAACAAAGCCTATGGCTATAATCAATTTGATTGTTCCATCGGCCACCGATGACGCCAATGATGAAGAATAAGACCACATGCACTTTGCTAGGAAGGAAATCATGACACCCACCGACCATCAATGACTCGACCTCAGGCATGGACCATGAAATCAAAACTCCATATTTTTCATGCATGTCTCAAAACTTGAAAAACATTCTCTAGGTATGGTCAACCCTTAGTCTCAAATAAGCATCCAAAATCTCAAAGGTGTTTGATAAGTTAGTGTTAGGCATTTGTGTCAAGTATTAACTCTAATTGTGAAGTACCCTATGAATcgaaaataagatttttttttttgttcggataaatatttcataatagAATGAGAAGAAAAGTGCGGTACATGATACTCTGTTGTCCTAGTCTATATCTTATGTTTTACTTATATCTTgaaagaatatatttataaatatgatttttatttttacttatttattttaaaagtgaaGGAGAAATAAtcataactttattttattttctaattatttcattctttaccattctctatccaaataaaataaaattatattacatttatttatgttttattcttcttaaataataaaaaagttaacaaattttatgttatttcttTTTACCTTTATATTTGATTTCATTATGTACCAATTCCGTCTTTATCCCACATCTCTCTCAAATATAGCGTAAAtggacaaattttttttttagttcaatAAAAACAAAAGCTTACGACATTATCTTCGATGACTCTTAATATGAGTTTTATAATTCTTACTAAAGTTAAGAATAACTCTAATAAGTTTCAAATGCTactcataaaatatttagacAAAACATTACATGGGCATAAATTTAATTCGTGGGCTTTTAGAAGTCACATTTTTACCCATTATAACTCCTTCTTTGTGTGAGTATTTATTCTTTGACACAAATAGATATATAACTTAGTCTATTctctatttatattatataaggtaacactttattttagtatttaaacttatattctctaaattataaaaaaaataaaaataattttttattacattaaaattttaaacaactcACTGTTAAGTAATCGTTTAATGAGTTTTCATGGttcaaaatgttttattttttaattacaagtatatatataagataaggcaacactaatttttatttttctactaTCAATTAAGGTCACGACTTGAGTCTTAAATAATATCCAATGGTCAACTGTTTGAGACCTCACAGTCATGGTAGAGAGTCAAGGCTGGAAGCGCGCAGTTAGAACTTCGTGGGGAAGCCAATTTGCTACAAATGACAAAATTGTCCCCAAATCAGTATTCAATTGGCAAGCTAAATGAAGGAATTGAAGTAccatttagttaaaaaaagaattcatatgatttttatttatcattgtAATATATGTGATGTAATAATTATAGTTATACCCAGTGGGAGAATGGAACctgaaaataaatttgggttaaaaaaatcatttataagtgtttcttttggccatttgattttaataattttttttttacatatgtAACATAAAATgagacaaaataaattaaaaaataattaagaactACCATcaatatcaataaaaaattgttttattttatttatttgttaaaaataaatattaaatattatatttaattatcaaaaaagggTTGGTGAGTTGTCAAAGGTTAAGTTGACAAATAAGAGGGATTGATTGCAAAGATTGAATTGACGAAGAATGCGCCTAATTAGTAATTACCAAATGCAAACAAAAATATGAGGAAGAAAACcccattttgattttgatgctttgccttttctcatataaaacacagtttctattttttaattaaaaactaaaaaatgacaACAGAAAATTACTAAAACATCCTTGGGTTAATTGCATAATTGTCAGGGACATTATAGTCATTGTAGCCATTAAGAGTAACATACGAGAAAGGGCTCACCGACGATTAAGAACAGTATAAAAACCTTCCGTAGGAGAGTCTTCTCGTCGATTCATCTCACGCCTTCCCTCAATTTTCGCAGAAATCTCATTAATCAACATGGGTTTTCTATCCATCTCTATGAAGGTCAGTTAGATCCGTGCACCGTTCCTTTTTCTCCATACAATCCCTTGTACGTTTTCTCtgtaattttctctctttcttgtttgaatTGCTTGATATATGCATTTGATCTGATCTGGGCGCTGGAAACCCTCGAAATTTGGTCTCATTTTCGTTACATCTTCTCTGAATCTAAAAACCCACATTGAAACTGTACACATTTCTTGTAATTTCCCTCGTTCTCTGATCTGGGTCTGGGCCATCCAGATCTTACGCGAATTCACCAAAAGATCTGTGAAAATGGACTTATTTGACAAATTCAAGAGCTGGGTTTTGTATCTCTGTTTGGCATTTCAATTGGGTCATGGATTTTATCTGCCTGGTAGTTACCCTCACAAATACGGCATCGGCAATGTCTTATCTGTGAAAGTGAATTCACTCACGTCAATAGACACGGAGATGCCCTTTAGCTATTATAGTTTGCCATTCTGTAAGCCCCAGGAGGGTGTGAAGGATAGTGCTGAAAATCTGGGTGAGCTTCTCATGGGTGATAGGATTGAGAATTCGCCGTATCGGTTTAAGATGCACACCAATCAGACAGAGGTTTTTCTCTGCAAGGCTGGTCCTTTGTCGGCTGATGAGTTTAATCTCTTGAAGAAGAGGATTGATGAGATGTATCAGGTCAATTTGATTCTCGACAATCTGCCTGCGATTCGTTATACCAAGAAGGACGATTATTTTTTGCGGTGGACGGGGTACCCAGTTGGAATTAAGGTTCAAGATGTGTATTATATGTTTAACCATTTGAGGTTTCTGGTTCTGGTTCATAAGTATGAGGAGACCAACGTGGCCGGTGTGATGGGTACCGGGGATGCTGCGGAGGTCATCCCGACAATTGGGAAATCTGGATCTGAGGTGCCAGGTTTCATGGTGGTTGGGTTTGAGGTAATCCCTTGCAGTGTACAGCACAATGTCGAATCGTTGAAGAGCCTGAAAATGTATGATAAGTACCCGTCTGCAATTAAGTGTGATCCTAGCACTGTGGCTATGGCTGTTAAGGAAGGTGAGACAGTGGCCTTCACTTATGAAGTTGCGTTTGTGGAGAGTGATATTAAGTGGCCATCGAGATGGGATGCTTATTTGAAAATGGAAGGAGCAAAAGTACACTGGTTCTCTATTCTCAATTCTCTTATGGTGATTACTTTCTTGGCTGGAATTGTCCTGGTGATCTTCTTGAGGACAGTTAGGCGGGATCTGACCCGTTATGAGGAGCTAGACAAGGAGGCTCAAGCCCAGATGAATGAGGAGTTATCAGGGTGGAAACTGGTTGTAGGTGATGTATTCCGTGCTCCAACCAATCCTGCACTTCTGTGTGTAATGGTTGGAGATGGTGTTCAGATTCTCGGGATGGCTGTTGTGACTATATTGTTTGCCACACTTGGATTCATGTCTCCAGCTTCTCGTGGGGCACTGCTCACAGGTATGCTATTCTTCTACATGATTCTCGGCATCGCAGCTGGGTATGTTTCTGTTCGACTTTGGAGGACTATTGGATGTGGTGACCAAACAGGATGGGTTTCAGTGTCTTGGAAGGCTGCCTGTTTCTTCCCTGGTATTGCATTTCTGATTCTAATGACTTTGAATTTCCTTTTGTGGGGTAGTCACAGCACAGGAGCAATTCCATTCTCACTGTTTGTCATTCTGATTTTGCTCTGGTTCTGCATCTCGGTTCCCCTTACCTTGGCCGGAGGGTACCTTGGGGCAAAGGCACCTCATATTGAATACCCCGTTCGAACCAATCAGATCCCACGGGAAATCCCGGCCCAAAAGTATCCGTCTTGGCTTTTGGTTCTTGGAGCGGGTACCCTTCCATTTGGTACGCTGTTCATCGAGCTCTTCTTTATCATGTCGAGTATTTGGATGGGCCGCGTCTACTATGTCTTCGGTTTTCTCTTCATTGTGTTGGGTCTTCTTGTGGTCGTGTGCGCTGAGGTGTCTCTCGTTCTAACCTATATGCATCTTTGTGTGGAGGACTGGAAATGGTGGTGGAAGTCCTTCTTCGCTTCTGGTTCAGTTGCCATATACATCTTTTTATACTCCGTCAACTATCTCATATTTGATCTGAAGAGTTTGAGTGGACCGGTCTCAGCCACTCTATACTTGGGGTATTCACTTTTCATGGTTCTAGCAGTTATGCTGGCCACAGGCACTGTTGGCTTCATTTCCTCATTTTGGTTCGTGCATTACTTGTTCTCCTCGGTGAAATTGGATTAGAATCTGCTTCCCTTTCAATGAAATATGCAGTTAATGGAGGGTCAGCGGGCAAAGTTTTCATAGATGGAGCTTATTTTTTCTGTGTTTTTTTACCTGTCTTGAGTTTGTTATTTGTAGGGAAACTCTCGTTTAAACGAATAACAAGAATAATATAGCTCAGTTTTGCCTAATTTTTGTGGTGGTGGTTGTAATACTTGCTTGTAACCATCGTTGCCTCTTACCATGAACAATCTTTTAGGCTGCTGGGTCTCTCTCATCTTCAACATCATGAATGGTGGAAGGTACTGTTCCtgaatgaattttattttggaaattcaaAGTACCATAAAATTAGCTAAGCTTGGTTGGGTTCTTGTTTTcagatttcatttttttttttgggggggggttaTTCGTTATCGTTCATTCTTTACTATTTTGAAAACTTCCGTATAAAAATGAAACCGCCATTTTTGTTGGTTTcccaaattttgttttgttttagtttctttccttctctctttttaCAGATATTCTTCATCTTCCTGTCTCCTCGGCGACTGGGAGTGGGAATAAGatgaacttttattttatattatgaaataTAATCCAtccaaaattgattttaagtatATTAACCAAAATAATGGAAACTAGTTAAAATAACCCATATTATGAGGGtctaataaaaagaatttaagaCATTTCAATAACTTCACTTATTATGAACAtcaacttaattatatataataatggtgattttataaatacactaaaataatgttactgttataaaaaaaatctttaactTAGTTAAAAATCGAAATAGTGTTAgttaaaatcaaatcaaattaaaaattggaaATCATTTTCTTTATAATCTGACAAATTTAGTTGGAAATTAAAAGGGATTACTTGAAATTATTCACTTTGgttctaattttcattttattaaccCAATAATACTCACCTTTACTTGGAAGTGTGATTCATGCAAGTGTATTCTAtcaaaacattatatatatatatatatatatattaaactaaatatttaacaaaatccTGTATTTAGCAGAATATTTAGTTCCTATTAATCATTAATAAGATGATGTATACTTTAATTTTAGggtataaaaaatagaaatccatttttttactatattttcaaatttatatttaatttttaattttattcaataaagaCATTTAACTGATAGTCACATAAAATCACAAataaagaaagggagagaaagagatgcaCATAAGCACACGCTTGAGCTTGATGACGATGATCAGTCTCCTCCTATGATGCTAAACAATTATATAattgtgtttaataattttaaatataacttattaGTGTTAGCAGTATTCATAAATGAttttgatggaaaaaaaaaaaatctcagaGATGAAATGTAAAGACAATTCAcaactaaaactaaaaaattaaaagctttgactattgaaaaaaatttaaaaacatgttaaaacttaagaattcaatttttttaaataatctatCCTCCATT is from Diospyros lotus cultivar Yz01 chromosome 2, ASM1463336v1, whole genome shotgun sequence and encodes:
- the LOC127795773 gene encoding transmembrane 9 superfamily member 11-like codes for the protein MDLFDKFKSWVLYLCLAFQLGHGFYLPGSYPHKYGIGNVLSVKVNSLTSIDTEMPFSYYSLPFCKPQEGVKDSAENLGELLMGDRIENSPYRFKMHTNQTEVFLCKAGPLSADEFNLLKKRIDEMYQVNLILDNLPAIRYTKKDDYFLRWTGYPVGIKVQDVYYMFNHLRFLVLVHKYEETNVAGVMGTGDAAEVIPTIGKSGSEVPGFMVVGFEVIPCSVQHNVESLKSLKMYDKYPSAIKCDPSTVAMAVKEGETVAFTYEVAFVESDIKWPSRWDAYLKMEGAKVHWFSILNSLMVITFLAGIVLVIFLRTVRRDLTRYEELDKEAQAQMNEELSGWKLVVGDVFRAPTNPALLCVMVGDGVQILGMAVVTILFATLGFMSPASRGALLTGMLFFYMILGIAAGYVSVRLWRTIGCGDQTGWVSVSWKAACFFPGIAFLILMTLNFLLWGSHSTGAIPFSLFVILILLWFCISVPLTLAGGYLGAKAPHIEYPVRTNQIPREIPAQKYPSWLLVLGAGTLPFGTLFIELFFIMSSIWMGRVYYVFGFLFIVLGLLVVVCAEVSLVLTYMHLCVEDWKWWWKSFFASGSVAIYIFLYSVNYLIFDLKSLSGPVSATLYLGYSLFMVLAVMLATGTVGFISSFWFVHYLFSSVKLD